The genomic interval TGGGACTACCGCTTCACGTGGCTGCGCGACGCGGTGCTCGCGCACCATGCCCTGTCGCTCGCGGGCCTGGAGGACGAGGCGGGCTCGTTCTGGAGGTGGGTGATGCGCGCCATCGCGGGGGACCCCGCCCAGTTGCAGATCATGTACGGAATCCGAGGCGAGCGACGCCTCACGGAAGCCACCCTCGAGTGGCTCGACGGCTACGGTGGCGCGAAGCCGGTGCGCATCGGCAACGGAGCCTACGACCAGTTCCAGCTCGACGTGCTCGGCGAAGTGGCCGCGGTCCTCTACGCGGGCGCGAAGTACTTCAACAAGGTCGACCCCATCGCGCAGCGCGCGCTGCTCAACGTCGCCGAGCAGGCGATGAAGGTCTGGAGGAACCCCGACAAGGGCATCTGGGAGATGCGTGGGCCCGACCGCCACTTCACGGCCTCCAAGGTGGCCGCGTGGGCCGCCATCGACCGAGCCATCAAGGCGTCGGACGAGACCAAGATGGCCGCCCCGATGGAGCGGTTGCTCGAGGTCCGGGAGGAAATCTTCGAGGAGGTCTGCGCGAAGGGGTTCGACCCCGAGCTGAACAGCTTCGTGCAGTACTACGGAGGCAAGGAATTGGACGCGAGCCTGCTCTACATCCCGATGCTCGACTTCCTCCCCGCGACCGACCCGCGGGTGGTCGGCACGGTGGAGCAGATCGAACGCCAGTTGATCCAGGACGGGTTGGTGCTCCGCTTCAAGCCGGACGCCACCGGCTCGGTGGATGGGCTCGTCGGGGAGGAAGGCACGTTCCTCGCCTGCTCGTTCTGGCTCGTCGACACGTACCAGATGATGGGGCGCTTCGAGGACGCCCGCCGACTCTTCGAGATGCTGCTCTCGCTGAGCAACGACCTGGGCCTCCTCGCGGAGGAGTACATGCCGAGCCTGCGCACGCAGCTCGGCAACTTCCCCCAGGCGTTCAGCCACTTCTCGCTCGTCAACGCGGCGTACACGATCACCGCGGCACGCGCCTGACGTGCCAGGCCACGGCAGGGGGGCGCTCGTTGCCTGGGGGCTGCCCTCTCCGCGAGCCTCGCGCGATGGGTCGGGGAGTTCGTCCTCCTCCGTGAGCCCAGCCCGCCGGTAAGATTGCTGGGCTCCTGAAATGAAACGCGCACCTGCTGAGATGGGAATAGGAACCCCCAGACGGGAGTCATTGACTCGCAGTGAACCGCGAGAGGACACGTCTCTCTCACTCAGGAGGCAACACATGAAGAAGCCTGCTCGTACGAAGCGCGCGAAGACGCTCAAGGTCAGGGTGCGCGTTCTGAAGGTGTCCGCGCTCAAGGCCTTCGAGACCGGCGTGTCTCACGTCTCGTCCATCTCCAACTATTCGAAGTAGCGGTCTTCCAGGCACGACATGGGACTCCAGTCAGGCGTCGTGCTCCTCGAGATGGCCAGGGGAGTCTCCATCCTTCAGACCCGCAGGGCGCTGATGGAGATTCGGGGGATCCCTTTGGTCAAGTCCCGAATCGTGTGTAGTTGGTCCGGAGGGGGAACGGGGGAGGAAAGCTCCTTGGCGGCATCATTCAGGGGTGTCTGGGTTTGAAGTCAGCAGGGCCATGTCGAGGTAGCGGCGGTCATCCCAGATGCCGGTGACTTCGAGGGCGACGGCGGTGATGAGGCGCAGAGCGCTGGCGCGGTCCGGGAAGGCGCCCACGGAGCGGATGCGGCGCTTCACCTCTCCGTGGAGTCGCTCCAGGCCGTTGGTGCTGCGAAGCCGCTTCCAGTGAGCCTTGGTGAAGGAGAAGAAGCAGGTGGCGGAGGCAAAGCCCTCGCGCAGGCACTCCATGGCCTCGGGGACCTGGCGTCCCAGGCCGGACTGGAGGGCCTCCAGGCGCTTCCTAGCATCCTGGAGAGAGGGGGCCTCGAAGACGGCCGAGGTCTCCTTGCCGAGCCGTCCTCGCAGCCGCCAGGGGGCCTTGGCGAGGACGTTCCGGGTGAGGTGCACCGTGCACCGCTGGAGCTGGGCCTCGGGAAGAGACTGCCGGGCCGCGGCGGACAGCCCCGTGTGCCCGTCGGCGATGACAAGCCGCACACCCCTCAGTCCTCGCTCGAGCAGTTGGCGAAGCAGCTAAAGCCAGGAGTCCTGCGACTCACTGCCCCCCAGCGTCACGGCCAACAGGTGCCGGTGCCCGTCCTCGCCCACACCGTAGGCCACCAGGGCCGAGACGTTCTGCACCGTGCGCGCCCACCTCGCATCCAGGAAGGTGGCATCCAGGTAGAGGTAGGGGAAGGCCTGGGTGAGGGGCTGAGTGCGCAGGCCCTCCACCTTCTCCTCGAGAGACTTCGTCACCCGACTCACCGTCGAGCGCGAAACCTCCTCGCCCATGAGCGCTCGTGTCACCCGGCCCATCTTCCTCGTGGAGACGCCCTGCACGTACGCGCTGGTAATCGCCTCGTCGAGCTCCTCGCTGCGCCGCTTGTAGCGGCCCAGCACGGCCTCCGCTGAGCCACTGGCCCTCGTCCGGGGCACGGCCACCTCCAGGTGCCCCATGGACGTCAGCAGGCCGCGGAGGTAGCTGCCGTTGCGCTGGTCCTTGCGCCCCGCCACCTGCTGCCAGCGCCCCGCTCCCACCAGGCCCCGAATCTCCTCCTCCAGCAGCATCTCCAGCGTCATGCGGATGGCTCCCAGGAAGAGCGCGCGCACGTCGGTGCGCACCTCCTCGTGCGAGGGCGCGGCAAACTCGGTATCGTCCACGTCGGGGAACTCCTCGGCCTCCTCGCCAAAGGAGGACCATCTCGGTTTGGTTTCACCGAGGAGCTTCCCTCTTTCCCGCTCGTCCTTCCTCGCCGTCTACACACTTATAGGGACACGACCCTGACAATCATGGACCGCCACGTTGAAGACGTTTGCGGAGCTCCCAATATTCCAGCAGCCTGGGATCGACCGGCTCAGGAGGGCCGACGGACCAGTCTTTGCACGAGAGGCCGCAAGGCTGGGGGGTACTAAACATCTTTTCATACTGCCGGCGAGCCTCCATTTCCCATTGCTCAGCCCGTTCCCTCTCCCGCGCAGGGCTGAGGTCCGTGGCGTCCAACAGAATACGCCAGGGGGAGTTAGGTTTCAGAACGGGAGGCGTAGAGTTCTTTGACTCCAGGGAACAGGCAATCTCGGGCCAGGAGCAAACATCGCGCACCTTGGGGTCACGCACGGGGCCAGTGTCAGAGCTGTCAGTGTCAGAGCTGTCAGTGTCAGGACCTCCGTTGAATAGCCACTGCCAAATAGTCGCGCCTCCTCCGAGCAGAAAGGCGCCTTGCGATGGCACTGCCCCAAATCCACCTCCCGAACCAAACGCCACAGACGGCTCGGTTTGCGACAAGAGAGCATCAAGAAAATCCGCCGACTCAGTGGCACGGCGAACGAAGCGCGTACTCACATAGATGGTCTCGCCGTACGCGTCAAAAGTCGACATAGCGGCATCATTTACCCATACACCATCGACCGCTGTGAACTTACCAAAACCAAGCCCTTCCGCACGCGAGCCGCGGCCGCCGCTTGTGCCATTAAAGTACAGACCGCAAAGAGCACATCCATTACTGCCGAATCGGCGTGAAGGCGCAAATGGCGCTGGGTTCCATGGATCAGGAGTCTCGGTTAGTATTTTTCCAGTCGGATCGGCGTTGTTGATCGGATCGTTGGCAGCAAAGGCATAAGGGTTGTAGCCATTGGCATCATCGAACAGTGGATCGCGACTGAGGAAGCGGCCGATGACCGGATCGTACAGACGCGCACCGAGGCGATTGACGCCGAATGCGGCCAGCAAATCACCTCCGTTCCATTGCTCGCGCGTGTAGTCCGTCGAAGCCGGCGAGGCCCCCGTAGGGTTCTTGGTCTCGCCGAACGGCTGGTAGTCAACCGTCTGCACGAACTCGCCGGTCTCGTCGATAACGAAGCGGGTACCGCGCCCTTCCGCGAAGGCAAAGGTCCAGTTGCCGGTCGGTCCATGGCGCGTGGCGACCGCCCCTGGGACAGGAATCGTGCGGAGATTGGCGAGAACTCCACCCTCCCTGCGTTGCGCCATCATTCCACCAAAATATTTGTCCTGCTGTCGGGTATCGCTTGACGTTTGGCTGCTGAGCACCAGTCGCTGCACAGCGCCGAATGCATCGTAGTCGTACGTTGCCACGCTGCTGCCCTGCGCGATCTGACGCACTTGGCCACCGGGGAAGTAGCTAGATGTGCGCGTGCCATTGCTACGGCTTGGCATCTTCATGATGTTGCCGACGGCATCGTACTCGACATTGCACACTGCGGCAGGCGTATCAGCCCCATACGCGATGCTGCAAATGCGATCAAGATCCGCCGCCATGTAACTCAGAGTAACTCCCCCCGCGTCGGACTGGCCTGTCTTGAATCCAAACGGATCGAATGTGAATCCCAAATCAGTCAGATTGCCCAAGGGGTCGACAACAACCCCATAGGTATTCACTCTGGCGCCCGTTGAGGGGTTGAATGAATCCTGCAGCGCGAGACGCCCCTTCCTGTCGTAGTTACGAATAGTGACAAGGTCCTTCGTCAAGGCGCCATCAATGTACTCGTGACGGATTCGTTCCCGACCTGCCGGATCAAAGGAAGCTGTCATTCCGGTTCCTGCAACCGGCGCAAAGGAAATCTCGCGGGAATGCAGTGTGGGTGTGGTGATCTTCAGGTCCTGGATCAGACGACGTCCCGTCTCGGCAAACACGGCATTGAACGTCGCCAAACCGAAATTCGCCTGACGGACCCGCCCAAACACGTCAACGTCGCCATTCATGGGTGCCTTGAACAGACTCTGGCTTGTGGCGCCATCGGTATAGGTGACCGCGCGCGGGCGCGCCGCCGAGTCGTAGCCGTAGTCCACCCTCTCGTCGGCGAAGTTGCGGTCGGGCAGCAACAGATGCAGTGCCTGCAGGGAGCCGTCACCATGCAACTGATTCTTCTGCACGTACACCTTGACCGGGCTGACCGTGGTATCGCTGAACACCTGCGTATTGACTCGGCCCAAGCCATCATAGCTAAAGAACACCGAGCTCGTTCTTGCGGTTGCCTTGGCCAAGCGGCCCAAGACGTTGGTTGCTGTGACCTGAGGCGTTGTGTTGTTGAACGCCTGGTCGTAGACCAATTCCTTCACCGTCTCCAGGATGGTCACAAGATTGTTCTGGTCTTCGCTGTGCACCAACCGTCCGAGCGCGTCATAATTATTGATGGTGCGCTTGTCTATGGTGCTTCCCGTGGTGGTGTCGGTCCACTGGACCTGAGTCAGTTGGTTCCACGTGTCGTAGTTTCGGAACTGCGGCGCACTGCCCGGCTCGTCAAGCTTGACGACCTGGCCGAGCGAATCGTAGTGCCACGTGGTGCTCACCGGGCTTGAGTTAGAGAATGGGTCCTGGAGTCGGGTCAATTTCGTGCGGCGGCCCAACGCGTCATAGTCGAAGGTCGTGACATCAATAACAGGACTATTCAGCCCTTGCGTTGATGTTCTCACCAACTGTCCAACAGCGTTGAATTGCGAGCTCGTTATCATTTTCTCCTGAGCAGATCCAGCGAGGCTGGACGCTGCATCGCGCATCTCCCAGACTTCCACATTACTGAAAAACAGGTGGCGGAAGCATGTTGGATACACCTCATTGGCTTCGTCGGTAGCCATTGAGGGGAATACGACGCCGCCGGTGAGACTCAGCGTCTGCCTTCCTCGCCCACGGATCGTACACAGGGGCGTGCCATCGGCATTGAATGCCCAGGTCGTACCATAGGCAGTCGATAACGATTCATCTGCCGGGTGCGGATCGACTTCGAATTCCACGCGCCCTTGCAGGTCGTAGGTGCGCTGGCCGGTCACCAGAATCTTGTTGGAGTAATCCGCGCCCAGCTGCACATCCGTGCGCGTAGGACGCCCCAGCTCGTCAAAGTACGTCGTGCCCGTGCGTCCGGCGGCCGTTGCAACCGTCGCCGGGTCTACTGGATCTGTAAACACCTTTTGCTCCACACGACGGCCCCCCGACTCCCCAACTGCGAAACCAAGATAGCGCAGCGATGACAGCGAGCCTTGACTGCCGCCCGAGGGCGTCACCAGCGTTTGCAGCACGCGGCCGAAACCGTCGTATGTGGAACCAGTCCGCGCACCATTAGGATCAGTGGTACCCAACACCTGGAGCGTAACTGGATCATACTCGATGGCGGTCGCCAGCTTCGGGATACCGCCCGATGCATCGGTTGCAGTACCCGTGCGCACCAAATTGAACGAATCGTATGAGAACGTCTCCGTGCGGGTCGCACCGTCATCGCGTACCTTCGTCAGCGTTTTAATATTGCCAAAGGCATCATAGGTCGCATCGAAGCGGCGAATATCGCTCTTCCCCGCAGCATCTGGAATCGGCTCACCGTTCTCGTCCAGCCGCGAGGCAATCTGTGCGGTCACAAAACCGTGACTGACCTGTCCGACCGGGAGGCTATCGTACTCCGTCGTGGACCTCGACAATATCATCGGCGCGTTGGCGCAGTTGGTGACTATGCGCGTGGCCGGGGCATTCAGCATCCGCGGTCCGGGCGTGGTCGACACTGACGTTGCATAGGTCGTCTGGGCGCACAGGTCATCGTTAGCTCTCGCCAGGTCGTTCTCATCACGGACCTGAGTGATGCGGCCGAGGCCATCCGTTGCTTCCACCGACGAGCGGGTCCGTACGGTGCTACTGACGACATTCGGATCCGACGTTCCCGGCGTCCCTTGCCAGGAAAGGACCTTTTTCTGGAACACAAAGCCGCGCCGGACACACTCATCATTCGGACTCAGTGCGTTGGCAAGCGAGGCCGTGTAGTCGTAGGGATACATCATCTCGACGCATGCCTCCTTCTTGCCCGAGGCCTGGCCAGGGGCCAGCAGACGCGCATCCCAATCGTAATGGGTCCCACGGATACGTCGGGAGTCGTTGGCGATATTCACGGTGAGGAATGCCCATGGGTCACCACCGGCGATGTCACCGCTCACAGTGGTGACGTCGCTGATTCGCCCAGTCGTCAAATATCGCCTGAAGCGGGCTTCGGCATCGCTGCCGACCGCGAACGGTGCCAATCCGTAGATATCAGTTATCGTGGCCACTCCCTTGGGAGGCGAACCTGGTTGCGTTGTGGCCATCGTCACCCTGCGCCCATAGCCGGGGAATACGAACCGGTCCTGAACCGAATCGAAGACCATCCTGGCGTTGCCGTGGGCGTGCAGCACCGTCGCGGCGCGCAGTACTTGCGGAGAAGCAGAGTCCGTCGTCAGTTCCGCCCCCACGACAATCTCCGGATACGGCACATTGTGATGGGTGCTGGCATCGACCTTGGCCGACTGATAACTCAGACGGGTGGCCATGCCGTAGCCGTTGTCGATCCTGATGAGACGGCCGGCCTGAGGAACGCTGGCGAAGGAACCGATCTCGAATTGCTGGATAGGCGACTTCAGCTGATACACCTCCAGCGTCTTCCCGATGTTGTTCATCTCAACAATCTCAGGCTGTCCATCGCCATCCAGATCGTAGAGCCCGGCATCGGTACCGGCGATGCCGTCCCCGCCGGGGCACGAAGAGAACTCTCTCGCGAGGTCCAGCCCAGTAGGAACGCTCAACGGTTTCAACGGAGTGAAGCCGGTGCCGGTGCCGAAACTGACGCTCCAAGTTCCAAAATACTCTGAGACATAGTCCGGGAGGCCATCTCCATTGATGTCGCGCAGCGCCTGCGTCCGCAGTGTGTTGTAACTCCCGGTAGGGGAGACATCGCAACCTCTCGGCTCGGAGGTCCCCTTGGCCGTGGTCACCATGTCGGTGTGGACGCCGGACAGCGCGGCGGGCAGTTCGATCTTCACATCAGCGAAGGGATGATCCGGATTACCGGTGCCCAGCGCAGCAGAAGATACAAAGGCATGCGTACTCACGTCCCGCCCGTCCGTTGCCAATGCCGAGGTGACGCGGTCGACAATTCCATCGCCATTGACATCCTCGAAGCCACAGGTCTGGTAGATGGTGGCATTGGATGTATCGCCTGGAGCGGCCTCCCAACGCCCCAGGCCACAGCCGGTCGCGAGCGGGGTCGGCGCCTCGAACGTGAGGCTGCCAGATGCCCCGGCTTCAATGTGCACACCCGCCGAGTTGTATAGGACCTCGACACCTCTCGGACTCGACAGGTCAACCCCGGCCCCTTGCCGAACAACGAAAGTGCCCACAGGCGCGTCTCCGACAGGCGCAGGCACTGGACTGACGTTGTACACATCAGGGCCTACGTCGTAAACAAAGTCAGGGTAGCCGTCGCCATTGATGTCTTTCAGCTCCCATAGGGCAAGCGTCGCCTGGGCTGCTTGGGTACGAGTCACCAGCGCAGTCTCGAGAGCTGGGCACAGACCTACGAGCGGAGTGATCCAGCCTTCAAATTCCGTCAAGACAAAACACTGCAACGCTCCCTGTGTGGCAACGGTCAAGTTCATTTCCAAGGGGATATATGATCCCCCCCACTTATCGCCGAGGGCGTTCCTTATGGCCGCAAGCGAAATTCTACGCTCGATGGTAATGCTCTTTCGCGGATCGTTCGGATCCGGTGTGTTCAAAAGAACGAGCCAGTAATCAAAGGATGCCGTGGCATCGATGAAGTCCATCCGTCCATCGCCATTGACGTCGATGTGCTTTTTCCACGTACGCACAAAGGTTCGCACTGGCTTGGCGTAGGCACTGAAAGACGAAGACACATCCCATATTCCATATCGAGATTCGAATTCACCAGCAGGTGAGATTGTCTCTGACATTTCCGGGCCGACCCTAGGCAGGTCGAACAGTGCATTGACGAAACTAGAGTGACCACGGACTGCTGAGGACGGGAGGTTACGGTAGATGGATGTGCCCGCCTTGATCTCCGGTCTGCCGTCGCCGTCGAGATCGACGAATGCCTGCTTAGTGCTCAGCTCCCTCGTCCCACTACTCGTTGACCGCGAGGTAGTGAAACTTAGCCCATGGCTAAAGACGGAGGTATCGTTCACGCCGATGCTCTGCGTCTTCTGATACGTAATCACACCGTCGTTATCGCTGAGTGTGCCATAGCTATACGTGGCAACCGGCAGCGTCACGTTGCGCTCCGGCTTGCCCTGCTGACCGACCATCGTCACCTTCTGCAACTGTGGTCGTTGCGTGTCAGGATCGGTCTGATAGGTGAAGTCGTAACGGCGCAGGGACACTTCCGCATCTGCGCAGGTTGCCCGGCTGTCAACGCTGATCGAGGCCAGCTTTTGAAACCGAGCCAGCACCGTGCTGCCCAGGACCGACATCGACAACGGCGTCGTCGTTGGGGCATCGTAATTGAACTGAATCTTGTTCTTGAAGCAACTGGGACTCACGGAGCTCTGGTTGTAGACCACGCTCTTCAGGTTGATCGATAGCCCAGTACCACCACCGGGCAGGGCCGGTGCGCCGAATGTGTACTCAAGATGCACCATGCCGGCCATGCCGGTGATGTTGCGAAGCAGGTATAGGTTGCCGTTGTCCAATCGACTGCCCGCGCCCCCGCCCTGCGCGGAGAATTCGTAGGTCAGCCCATTACCGTCGTAGACCAGCAGCGTGCTCTCGCCGCTAGCGCGCACTTCCAACTGCGCGTCCTCGCGCGCCACCCAGGCGGTGCCCTCAGCATTAAGGAGCAGGTCGGTACGCCCGCCGCCCAAGGTCAGGGTCAGAGACTCAGGCAGGGGAAGCGGAGCGGAGGACGGAGGAGCGTCAGGAGCGGGAAATGTCCCTGGCTTCGGGCGGCGATAGGCCAGCGACTTGCTGCGGACGATGGTCGACAGCGGCACATCCCAGCCCAGGCCGGCGGCGCCAACCTGATTGCCGCCATACATGACCTGCACGGGGATCGGCAGACCGCCGCGCGACTCCGGCAGGCTCAGCGGAATCGAGGCGTCGTAGGCGCCGACCGCGTTCGTTGAACCCGCGAAACCGGTATCCGAAGCCTGGGCTGCATAGTGCGTTCCCATAACCGGCGCCAACTGGGCGAAGACCGGCCATGGCAAACAGCACGCCAGTAGCAAGACCATCCCCCTATTCAATCCCAGCCAGCCCAGCCACTGCTCAGTTTTAGTCGACACATGCCACTCCTCGGACAATGATTCCTCTCAGGCGCTCTGCGCCTGAACGCGCGAGGGTTGGAGGCCCTAGCCCAAGCACTCCGACCTTTGCCCTTGAGACGTGCACCCCGCGAAATCCTTGAGCGCGACCTTTAAGAGAAATACGCCGACAAGAATCTTCTGCCCTGCTCGGTGTTGCCTCTGTAGGGAAGTAACATCACGGAACGCACGACTGCCCACCCACCTGCGAGCAAGCCAATATGGCTGGAGAACCATCGAGGGCAGTGCGCTGCCCGGCAGAACTGGCGCCGGCGCACTACCGGGCCTGTACCGCACCTGATTGTTGAGACACCAGATTGGTAGTAATTAGGCCGCTTGCCGTTGCATGAAGTCCCGCCGTGCTTGATTCGGCGAGAGGAAGTCGTGGCGCTCCAGCAGCCAGTGTTCGTTGTACTGGCGAACCCAGTCGAGCAGTGCCTGGCGGAGTGCCTCCACGGTTTCGAACGAGCGCACCCAGAGGCGTTGCTCCTTGAGGGTCCGGATGAAGCGCTCAGCACAGCCGTTGCCTTCGGGGCTACGGACGAAGGAGGGGCTGGAGCCCGCTCCCAGGTGGAGACAACCTTCAAGAAGCGCGGGTCTTCGAACCACGCGAGCGCGGAGATGCGCGGGATTGGAGGGTCGCGCAGGGGCGCTCGAGGTGCCGAAAATTAGCGTCAGGGATGCCTTGGGCCACGCAGGATTTCTCGAGCGGAAGAGCTGAGCGCTCAGGAGGACATCCGGGGCGCCGGGTGAATGGCCCTTGAAGCGCCTCTCCATCCGCCATCACGGACCGTCCCGTGCACAAGAGATTGTTCGGCCGCATCACCGGCAAGTCTCGCCGCTCCGAACGGGCCCAAGAACTCGACGCGGCCTGATTCAACCCCGCCGCAACACTGTCAGCCGGCAAGAGTCGCGCTCTCGAGATCGCGCTGCCGGCCGTCTCTCTTCCGGCGCTCCTGGCTCACGCGATCAAAACGCCGCGCCTTTTCAAGATCGTCTCCAGTGGCGCAACTCGACAAACGCGTCTCCTCGCGTATCATCCATCGATGAGCGATAATCCGGTCTCGGACCGATACCATGCTTGCATCGCGCCCCTCGCGGCTTCCTCGGTGGCGAAAGCTGGTCGGTGCGTGCTGTCGTATGGCCACAATGGCGCCGCTCTCGCCCGCGTACGACAGACTCTGACACTGCCCGCGGCACTCGAGCGCTTCTACGAGCAGGCTGATTCCATGCAGATCCGATGGCGCTTGCAACAAGGCGCCGCAATCGAGTACCTCGACCGCGAGATCGACATCGTTGGGGGAGAGGCGAACGTCCTCCCTGTTTCCACATGCGTCGACGGCATCGACGGCCGACGTGGAGCGGAACTACTCGACCCGTACGGCTCCTTCCCGGAGGCGAGTGAGTTGCTCGACCGCCTCGCGCCCTTCGATTACTGCGAGGGCGAGTTCGCGGTCTGCCTCGAAATGGAATCGGGCCGGGTCCTCGACCGGCTGCATTTCGTGCCACTCGACGGAGTCGGAGAGATCCGGCCGCTGCCCGTGGGCGTCGAGGGCTATTTGCAGCGCGGCTTTGCCATGCGTTTCATACACCACTGGGTCGAGGCAGCATTCTTCGACAGTCCTGACTGGACGGCGTTCTCGAAGCACTATCTCGCGCAGGTCTTCGGTTCGAAGTAGGAGACTGATTACTCGCTCTTCGCCGGAAGTCGGGACGTGAAATCTCGTGAGATTTCCGTGTGCTGCTGCCGAAGGTTCGACGCGCTGCCCCATCGACACCGGAGCATCCGGCTGCTCTCTTTCGGACGTGCAAACGAACCGGGGAGTGAGCGTGAGCCGATTCGGTGGACAGGTTGACGATGCCGCTGCCCGTTCGAACTCGGCCGGCGCAGCGTAGCCGATTGCCGAGTGCATGCGTTGCTGGTTGTAGAAGACCTCGATGTAGTCGAACAGCTTCACCTTCGCGTCATTGGGGCTCTCGAAAA from Myxococcus stipitatus carries:
- a CDS encoding glycoside hydrolase family 15 protein, with translation MAEQQTQREKSPEPIIPVQPGIQEGRRIEDHALIGNLRSAALVTLDGTIDWLCLPDFDSDACFASLVGKEENGEWALAPSDPIQKVTRRYRKDTLILETDFTCDSGSVRVIDFMPLHQEFPTLVRTIVGVKGTVAMHSKLTPRFSFGRSIPRVESMDGSLRAFAGPDAVFLRRTDRDSPSPLVSKFHVTEGQRFSWVMSWNYSWLNQVPPRLDADEAEQNTERFWTDWVSKIVPPPKYRDAVVRSLITIKACTFESTGGIVAAPTTSLPETPGGLRNWDYRFTWLRDAVLAHHALSLAGLEDEAGSFWRWVMRAIAGDPAQLQIMYGIRGERRLTEATLEWLDGYGGAKPVRIGNGAYDQFQLDVLGEVAAVLYAGAKYFNKVDPIAQRALLNVAEQAMKVWRNPDKGIWEMRGPDRHFTASKVAAWAAIDRAIKASDETKMAAPMERLLEVREEIFEEVCAKGFDPELNSFVQYYGGKELDASLLYIPMLDFLPATDPRVVGTVEQIERQLIQDGLVLRFKPDATGSVDGLVGEEGTFLACSFWLVDTYQMMGRFEDARRLFEMLLSLSNDLGLLAEEYMPSLRTQLGNFPQAFSHFSLVNAAYTITAARA
- a CDS encoding RHS repeat-associated core domain-containing protein — encoded protein: MSTKTEQWLGWLGLNRGMVLLLACCLPWPVFAQLAPVMGTHYAAQASDTGFAGSTNAVGAYDASIPLSLPESRGGLPIPVQVMYGGNQVGAAGLGWDVPLSTIVRSKSLAYRRPKPGTFPAPDAPPSSAPLPLPESLTLTLGGGRTDLLLNAEGTAWVAREDAQLEVRASGESTLLVYDGNGLTYEFSAQGGGAGSRLDNGNLYLLRNITGMAGMVHLEYTFGAPALPGGGTGLSINLKSVVYNQSSVSPSCFKNKIQFNYDAPTTTPLSMSVLGSTVLARFQKLASISVDSRATCADAEVSLRRYDFTYQTDPDTQRPQLQKVTMVGQQGKPERNVTLPVATYSYGTLSDNDGVITYQKTQSIGVNDTSVFSHGLSFTTSRSTSSGTRELSTKQAFVDLDGDGRPEIKAGTSIYRNLPSSAVRGHSSFVNALFDLPRVGPEMSETISPAGEFESRYGIWDVSSSFSAYAKPVRTFVRTWKKHIDVNGDGRMDFIDATASFDYWLVLLNTPDPNDPRKSITIERRISLAAIRNALGDKWGGSYIPLEMNLTVATQGALQCFVLTEFEGWITPLVGLCPALETALVTRTQAAQATLALWELKDINGDGYPDFVYDVGPDVYNVSPVPAPVGDAPVGTFVVRQGAGVDLSSPRGVEVLYNSAGVHIEAGASGSLTFEAPTPLATGCGLGRWEAAPGDTSNATIYQTCGFEDVNGDGIVDRVTSALATDGRDVSTHAFVSSAALGTGNPDHPFADVKIELPAALSGVHTDMVTTAKGTSEPRGCDVSPTGSYNTLRTQALRDINGDGLPDYVSEYFGTWSVSFGTGTGFTPLKPLSVPTGLDLAREFSSCPGGDGIAGTDAGLYDLDGDGQPEIVEMNNIGKTLEVYQLKSPIQQFEIGSFASVPQAGRLIRIDNGYGMATRLSYQSAKVDASTHHNVPYPEIVVGAELTTDSASPQVLRAATVLHAHGNARMVFDSVQDRFVFPGYGRRVTMATTQPGSPPKGVATITDIYGLAPFAVGSDAEARFRRYLTTGRISDVTTVSGDIAGGDPWAFLTVNIANDSRRIRGTHYDWDARLLAPGQASGKKEACVEMMYPYDYTASLANALSPNDECVRRGFVFQKKVLSWQGTPGTSDPNVVSSTVRTRSSVEATDGLGRITQVRDENDLARANDDLCAQTTYATSVSTTPGPRMLNAPATRIVTNCANAPMILSRSTTEYDSLPVGQVSHGFVTAQIASRLDENGEPIPDAAGKSDIRRFDATYDAFGNIKTLTKVRDDGATRTETFSYDSFNLVRTGTATDASGGIPKLATAIEYDPVTLQVLGTTDPNGARTGSTYDGFGRVLQTLVTPSGGSQGSLSSLRYLGFAVGESGGRRVEQKVFTDPVDPATVATAAGRTGTTYFDELGRPTRTDVQLGADYSNKILVTGQRTYDLQGRVEFEVDPHPADESLSTAYGTTWAFNADGTPLCTIRGRGRQTLSLTGGVVFPSMATDEANEVYPTCFRHLFFSNVEVWEMRDAASSLAGSAQEKMITSSQFNAVGQLVRTSTQGLNSPVIDVTTFDYDALGRRTKLTRLQDPFSNSSPVSTTWHYDSLGQVVKLDEPGSAPQFRNYDTWNQLTQVQWTDTTTGSTIDKRTINNYDALGRLVHSEDQNNLVTILETVKELVYDQAFNNTTPQVTATNVLGRLAKATARTSSVFFSYDGLGRVNTQVFSDTTVSPVKVYVQKNQLHGDGSLQALHLLLPDRNFADERVDYGYDSAARPRAVTYTDGATSQSLFKAPMNGDVDVFGRVRQANFGLATFNAVFAETGRRLIQDLKITTPTLHSREISFAPVAGTGMTASFDPAGRERIRHEYIDGALTKDLVTIRNYDRKGRLALQDSFNPSTGARVNTYGVVVDPLGNLTDLGFTFDPFGFKTGQSDAGGVTLSYMAADLDRICSIAYGADTPAAVCNVEYDAVGNIMKMPSRSNGTRTSSYFPGGQVRQIAQGSSVATYDYDAFGAVQRLVLSSQTSSDTRQQDKYFGGMMAQRREGGVLANLRTIPVPGAVATRHGPTGNWTFAFAEGRGTRFVIDETGEFVQTVDYQPFGETKNPTGASPASTDYTREQWNGGDLLAAFGVNRLGARLYDPVIGRFLSRDPLFDDANGYNPYAFAANDPINNADPTGKILTETPDPWNPAPFAPSRRFGSNGCALCGLYFNGTSGGRGSRAEGLGFGKFTAVDGVWVNDAAMSTFDAYGETIYVSTRFVRRATESADFLDALLSQTEPSVAFGSGGGFGAVPSQGAFLLGGGATIWQWLFNGGPDTDSSDTDSSDTGPVRDPKVRDVCSWPEIACSLESKNSTPPVLKPNSPWRILLDATDLSPARERERAEQWEMEARRQYEKMFSTPQPCGLSCKDWSVGPPEPVDPRLLEYWELRKRLQRGGP